Genomic DNA from Streptomyces venezuelae:
CCGCGCCATCACCGGCATGACGCAGGACGCACACGTCTTCCACGCCACGATCCGCGCCAACCTCCTCCTCGCGTCCCCCGGCGCCACCGACGCCGACCTGCGCGAGGCCGCCCGCAGGGCCAGGATCCTGGACTGGATCGAGTCGCTGCCCGAGGGGTGGGAGACCGTGCTCGGCGGGGACGGCGCCACCATGTCGGGCGGCCAGCGCCGCCGCCTGCTGCTTGCCCGCGCGCTCCTCGCCGACCCACCCGTCCTCGTCCTCGACGAACCCACCGAAGGCCTCGACCCGGACACCGCGGCCGAGGTGCTCGCCGACATCCTCGACGCCACCCGCGGCCGCACCACGCTCCTGGTCACGCACGAGCGCGCGGGCCTCGCGGGCGCCGACGAGATCGTCACCCTGGACCGGGGCCGGATCCGCCCCGCCACCCCCGAGGACCTCGACTCCGCGACGGACGGCCCGGCCGCCATGGCGCTCTGACGTCCACTCAGGTCCGCGAGGGATGCCCCCGAGTCCCTCTTGCCAAGCTCCGGCGACACGTCCAGGATTGTCCCTCCTCGGACGACCTTCGATCGGAGTGAGGAGCGAAGGCCATGGATTTTGGACTCGTACTGCAGACCGACCCGCCCGCGTCGGAGGTCGTCGGCCTCATGCGGCGCGCGGAGCGCAACGGCTTCCGCTACGGCTGGACCTTCGACTCGTCCGTGCTGTGGCAGGAGCCGTTCGTCATCTACAGCCGCATCCTCGAACACACCACCCGGCTGACCGTCGGCCCCATGGTCACCAACCCCGGCACCCGCACCTGGGAAGTCACCGCGTCGACCTTCGCGACCCTCAACGACATGTACGGCAACCGCACCGTCTGCGGCATCGGGCGCGGCGACTCCGCGATGCGCGTCGCGGGACGCAAGCCCCACACCCTGGCCAGGCTCGGCGAGGCCATCGACGTCATCCGTGACCTCGCCGAGGGACGTGAGGCGGACATCGGCGGGCAGACGCTGCGGCTGCCGTGGGTCAGGGACGGCAGGCTGCCGGTGTGGATGGCGGCGTACGGCCCGAAGGCGCTCGCGCTCGCCGGACAGAAGGCCGACGGGTTCATCCTGCAGCTCGCCGACCCGTATCTGACGCGGTGGATGGTCAGGGCCGTACGGGACGCGGCCGCCGACGCCGGACGCGACCCCGCCGACGTCAAGATCTGCGTGGCCGCGCCCGCCTACGTCGGCGACGACCTCGCGCACGCCCGCGAACAGTGCCGGTGGTTCGGCGGCATGGTCGGCAACCACGTCGCCGACCTGGTCACCAGGTACGGCGAGCGCTCGTCGATGGTGCCGGAGGCCCTCACCTCGTACATCAAGGCGCGTGAAGGCTACGACTACAGCCACCACGGGCGCGCGGGGAACCCCGACACAGCGTTCGTGCCCGACGAGATCGTCGACAGGTTCTGCCTGCTCGGCCCCGTCGACGCGCACCTCGAACGGCTGCGTGAGCTGCGAGAGCTGGGCGTCGACC
This window encodes:
- a CDS encoding TIGR03842 family LLM class F420-dependent oxidoreductase encodes the protein MDFGLVLQTDPPASEVVGLMRRAERNGFRYGWTFDSSVLWQEPFVIYSRILEHTTRLTVGPMVTNPGTRTWEVTASTFATLNDMYGNRTVCGIGRGDSAMRVAGRKPHTLARLGEAIDVIRDLAEGREADIGGQTLRLPWVRDGRLPVWMAAYGPKALALAGQKADGFILQLADPYLTRWMVRAVRDAAADAGRDPADVKICVAAPAYVGDDLAHAREQCRWFGGMVGNHVADLVTRYGERSSMVPEALTSYIKAREGYDYSHHGRAGNPDTAFVPDEIVDRFCLLGPVDAHLERLRELRELGVDQFAVYAMHDAREDVIDAYGSSVIPRLS